The genome window AGTCAGACAAGGTGTAAATGTCATGCTAATGCTCGCCTACAATACCGATACTGAATCTTAACACTGAATTACAGGCAAAAACCACACGTTTGATAAGTGCAAAAATGTGAACTTGTGATGCATGAGAATCAAGTTtagccaaaaacaaaagctcacaagcaagcaaagaaaaagcaaaaaactgAAACTTTGCAATCCCAACAATATAAAACATACCCAGGTTTCGATGCCGTCGAAGCCGCAGCGCTATCAGCCTTTgtctagaaaaaaaaaaacacccacAAGCAAAATCAGAACTCCACGCATTATGAATAACAAATTCAACACAATTTTCAAAtcaatagaagaaaaaaaaattcaaagagaaACAGAAAGATGATTAACTGCAACAGCATTGGTAATTAGCTGATCGGCCCGACGAGCTCTTGAATTCGGACCCGACTTAGCCCCGGCATCAGATCTGACAACAAAGAAGCTCACTTTCCTCCCTGAATCAAATCAATGAGCAaataagtaaacaaaaataaataaatcaatggCGCTGAAGAAAAGGTTAAAGAGGACCAGGGCAGACCTGGGAGGGATCTACGAGAAGGGAGGTGAAGCTTCCTTGAGTTGGAGGAGACCGATATAGCAGCCGAAGTAGCTCCAAAACACTGAGAGACGGTAGCCATTGAATTTTAATTCTCGAgcagaaattgaaattccaagaaaccaattgaataaaaaatgaagCTAATGAAGAAGAATTGGAGCGAGAGAGCAAGTTtatatgaggatttgggcGGAGGGATTGAGAAATGGGTTTGGCGATTTAATTGAGAGGGCTTTGCATTCAGAGAGCGTCCCGCTTAGTTTTCATCGCCTCCATCTGGCATTCTCATCCCCTGCATGCTGGTGTTGCACTACAATAGTGGAGAACGAGCCACGTGAGGGAGAAATGGTGGGGAAATTACGGGATTGGGTCTGTGTGTTTGAGAAGGGTTACGTGGAAGGTTGTGAGTGGGGGTGTAGAGTGCTGTGGAGGAGGTTATATGGTGTGGATTAAAGTTGCCGTTGGTGCTGTTCTTGTGTGAGGCACCATTTGGTGGCCTAGCTTAACCAACCGAAACAGGCAGCTCGTTAATGTCAACGTGCAGCTCACGTGATACCATTCATTAGAGAATCAAACGGCCCAAATTATTGGGTTCTAAATTGGNAAGCCCACCTCGGTTTAAATCGAAATTTTGNNNNNNNNNNNNNNNNNNNNNGAGTCATTCATTGATAAATGATCACTANNNNNNNNNNTCAATAGAATTtgatcaattattttttctgtctttaaggtggagaattgaaacaagaattatttttctttatcatcAATAGAATCATTGTTTGANNNNNNNNATTCTATTTTATCGTTTACCCAAGAGTATTGAGTAAAGTCAGTCACTTTATAATTACTCTGATCCTTAAAATATAAANNCTCATTTTAGACATGGGTGTTATATTGTTTAATTGTCAATTGAAATCAACTATTTNGATGTAACAAAATTTGTTTGGTAATGGTATAGAAAAGTATGTCCATTATCATCATAGAAAATAGTCTCATTATATTGATATCATCCCGATATGTTGTCAAGattgtttatatttcttaTTAATAAAGTATTAATATTACttataattttattacaaattatgAAACAAAATGTAATGGGTCGGCCCATTAGCCCATTAGGTCAACCCATATGATTTGTGGTCGTTAATTGGTATCGTCATCTTCGTCCAAtgaaaacagagaagaaaataatattttcagacaAACCAATCCCCTTACCTAAAATGGGAAATGggagaaaacagagagaacaGAGAGGAATAGAAGAAAAGGCGCGTGGACAATGGAGCTTTTCTATCTCTTATGCTCCATCCTCTCCACCTTCCTCACTTCCCtcactctctccctcctcctccccttcAAGACGCTCCTTCGCCGCTTCTCTTCACGCGCAGCCTCTTCTTCCTCCGTCTCCCTCTACGGAGGCACCGTCTGGCACGAGCGTCGCCGCCCCGTTCACCACTCTTTTCGCTATGACGTCCGCTACGCGCTCATTGACTTGGACCACGAGCCACAAGGCCTCCCCAACCACCTCTCCGCCGAGGAAGCTCGCCGCATTGCCGGCACCAATGGCCGGACGTAATCTCTGATTAGCTAATCACTTGGTTTGCTTTTGCTTAATAACTGATTAGTTATATGCTAATAATTCATGTGTTTTGGTGAATTTGGTGTTAATGATGAACAGTTTGCTTTTGACAATACCTCAAAGTGTGGGATACGAGCAGAACCCATTGAGCTTGTACTACTGCTATGATAGTGATGACCAGCTTCTGCAAAAGTGCATTGCCGAGGTTTGTTTTTCACTTTGCTGCTTGATTAAGTTGTATGTTTTTAAGATTATTGCTGctgatatatatatcattattAGGTAACCAACACACCATGGGGAGAAAGAGTGACATTTGTTTTCAACCCAAATTCTGATTTAGTGGCAAAGCCGTTGCATGTCAGTCCTTTTATGGTATGTTACTATGTTTCAGTAGTAAATTGCTGTGCTCAATTCGTATTTGACAATTCTTGGTATTGATAGGAACTTCTCTGATTGATGAGTTCATCTATAGCTTTTGTTGTAATGTTATCTCACTCATTTAGTAGTGTAGCTTTGACCAATCACAAGGACAGTGTCCTGTTTCCTTAAGTTTAGATGCACAATGGATGAAGTGGAGCATATAAGATTTTAGAAAAGCATTGGTTGTGGCAGAATATCATACCACATTGTCATGTagcaaacaagaaagaaaaaactttgAGGGGTACAGTATACTAAGATCTTTCCATGTGCTGACTTAAGAGAATGGAAAATGTGCGGTATGTGCATTTTGTAGATGGATGGGTATGGGAAGCTAGGACGGTTTTTGGGGGGGCATGCCCTCAATATGTGGTTGTGATTTGTGGCTTCTGATAGATGTTGCACTTTGTCTAATTGTAGTCATTTCACTTTTTCCATTCTCAGCAGTAGGAAGAAAGTGTTTCTTGTGGTCAGTTGAATTGTAAAAACTGTAGTGATCAACNATTTGCTAAGTTTTACGGAAATGTGTTTATGGTTTGTATGCGTTGCNCATTGTGCAAATGTCAACTTTAGAAACCATTTATGACAATTGCAGGATATGTTGGGGGATTGGAGTNTCAGAGCAAATGCTCCTGACGATGATCtatttgtttcaatttcagtTCAACACCCTGAGCTTGGTAATTATTTCACAGCTACCCTAAAAGCCAAAAGGGTATCCTCATCATTGGTGTTTGATCATGCactgttttttttctggttGATGCCGCACAAGGTTGCAGTGTGGATATATTGGCATGTAAGTATAGTAGGATAGCTGCTTTATTTGGTCTCTGCTGCACTCTAGATCTTACCATAACCTGAATCAgataaatttaatgaaaataaaaactttggTTAGAAACTACTTATAGTGGATCAGTTACACTAAGTGGACTTACTATACTTTGGACTAATTCAAGATTTAAGTTGACTCTTCCAAGTTGAGAATACGTCTATGCTTCAACATTGAATCAATTGcggttctttttcttttaccatTTCTTTCCCAGGCCTTCAAACTCTGGTGGAAGAATGTATCATTTGTCCAGCACCCAAGGTACACCAACCTTGCATACAGGGAGGAAGCTTTGGAACGCAATGAAAAACTTCAGTTCCGTCAGGCTGCCGGATTGGACAAAGATAAGCAGCATCTGCAATTTTCAGGAAGTGGTCAAGGCTGTATGGCTAGCAGGAAAAGCGAGGCTCGTTTTTGTACATGGAGAGATGCTAAGTGGCCTTGGTCTTAACTCCGAACGGTAGGACTTAGTGTTATCCTCTATGTTAACATGGGAAGCAGCACTGGATTTGGGTAGTTCTATTTGTTCTTGTTCCNTCCAAAGTTTGTATTTTGGTAGTATACTATACAGTAGAAAAGcccattgaaaatgaaaatacatataataacGCAAGCTATAAACCTAGGCTGCAGCAGATCTTAGGAAAAGATCAAAGCTTAGGCTGCAATCTTGTTTATGTCTTCTTTTGGGACACAAATTATGTATCTGTCCATCTGGATAAGTTAAGCTTCCACTTGACTATGAGCTGCTACCTACTGACTGTTTCTGTATATGATCATGTGgctcaatttttctttttattttatttaatttgatttctaTAATGATGGACTGCGAACAACTCTTTAGTTTTTCTCTGATATTCAATTTGTAGGATAAGTTAGTATGATTGTActaaataaatagtttggttTAAAATGATACGTCGTGGTGTCcactaataatttttttaagggaATTTAAGGTTTTatgaaactttaaaaaatagatgtgTCAATTGTTAACAGCAAGAAACGTTGTATTTCGAtcctctgatttttcaggttTGTTGGGCTGCTTTTTCAGCACACAAATGAAGAAAGAATATACAAATACAAGTAGTATACTAGTCACAGGAAAGTAGAAGAAAATCAGAATTAGCATATAAGTTGAAAAGATTACGCAGTTGTTGGCCAGCTTTGGCAGTTcaccaataaaataaaaaagattagGCAGTTCACNNNNNNNNNNNNNNTATGCTGCGACTCTTCTTACTGTGGGTCCAACATTTTCNGGAAATGTAAGTAAGAGCATTTCCATCTATTTTATNNNNNNNNNNNNNNNNNNNNNNNNNNNNNNNACATTATTCACGTGATTTTGCTTTTCCATTCATTANNNNNGCAAGTAAAGGTAAACATTCACGCGAGATatgaggagatgaatttgtatagagttttgNNNNNNGAAGTGAAGAACATGACTAGATATTTATNNNNNNNNNNNNNNNNNNNNNNNNNNNNNNNNNNNNNNNNNNNNNNNNNNtatatatatatatattggtcatTGACGTCACNNNNNNNNNNNNNNNNNNACAGCGCCCCATGCAATGCAACAGTTCAAGTAATTCTTGCTTTTGGNTTGACCTGGGTAACTGGGGTTCATTCTTGCCCAAGCTAACTTTCCTTATTGGGGGGCTTCTTCCAAGCTCGAGTTGCCTTTtgccctaaaaaaaaaaaaagcactgCCGGAAGTGCTCTAATTGGCCATggttatttttaagaaaaaaataattgtaattttggatatgttgtcCCATTTAATCgattcaaattttataaaattaagaaTGAAAGAAAGTTTCCACAATTTTCTTGGGAAATCTGTGTGGTGTTCAGTTGCAACAACTTAAAGTAATAATGTGTACATCATCGAGAAATTTTATCGGGTCGGCATCGCACTATTACGTGCATCTAACAATTCACTCATGCTATAACTCGTGTATTACGATACTCAAGTGCATGACATATTAATATGTCATCCACTCATATATGATACATGGACTAATAACACCACGTATCACTATGCCTCGTGATTGACTTGATGCGGAGCTGCAATCTATTAATTTTATGGTGTAAAAGGGTGGCGCACGGCAAGTTGGCAACCAATAAATAAACCCACGCACCAGCCGACGACGTTTTTGGCTAGTCACGGCTCAGCACCGCTGGATTTCTTTGGAGAGGGGTATTGATCACGTGcatgaaaattagaaaatgaagTTGCCCTTTTTCTCAGGTCAGGCGGGCCAGAAACAAGATTAACTTCAACTTGAAGTAAGGGGAAGGACTCAATGTTTGACGGCCACCGAATTAATAGAAAGTATGGACCGCCGCACCTCTCCACTGCCCAATGGGCATGTTTGGTTCACGGAAAAACATCTCCAACTTTTGAAGATGCATGGAAAATGTGATTTAGTTTATTCATTAAAGATGTGTTAGTTGTGTATCATTATGTTATTTACATGTTATAAATACATGTGCGGTACACAGATTTATTTGGTGAGAGTATCTAGCAATGCTCATAATACCACTTTTCTTGCTAAAAAGTTTTCAAATAACGTTATTATACATGTACAATATCGACATAATATTGATAATTTATCTGACTATGTTTATCATCGAAATAATAAGACAATATCGACACATAATATTGAAAGGGAAGTTTTTCAAAAACTCACATTATCGTGATttaagggagaaaaaaaaaaagacttggaaatggaaaaaatgttttccttaaagaaaagaattggCTTACAAATGTTGATGTGGTGAATCATGTGAGAGGTATGTTAAATCGCATTGAGTGGAAAACTATCATATGCCGTAGACGTTGTGTCTATTGATGTGAGGTGGTGGGATAGTGTGATGCACATGATGTAATTGTTATTTTAGTTGTCATATCATACAGAAATTCTAATAACTAAAAAACTTTTGTACGAATAATTGGTGGTGACCACAGTTTTGCTTTTTCATCTAATTAGTTTCTTAAGCACCAAAAAAGTGGATAATAATCACGTCGTTTCAGTAAAACAGCACTACTTTTCATCTTTATGGTGATGAAGagaatgtttttattttattttaatcaataGCAGAAATAAAGAAGGAGaataaaaagtataaaaagaggtattctttttttgttggagtAAATTTTGGGCATCATGGGCGTAATCTGTGTCTAGATATTGACGTGGGAGGGTTTTGAAAAGCGAGCAAAGAATCATCGGGTGTACAAAGCAAATAATATCATCATCTCTGTTAATGCAAAAAAGTGGTTCAGTACTTTTGAGCTCAACTTAGTGATAATGTATAATGGATGATAGGTGAAGGTGACGACCTTCAGCATGTGTGTGAAGATTTAGGCAAGCGATAAATATAcagaagacaagatatacgtggttcacctTTAATgaatgggctacgtccacggagaagtATATTCTCATTATTATAACAATGTgtatttacatttgtacatggggttggacccaaatataaaggtaAGAAGGGAGAAGCCCTTGACTAAAGATCAAGCGCAACCCAATGATCCCTTTCTTAGTAGAGAGTGGTCTCCTTTTATAGATGAAGAGGAGTCTACACATCTTGTAAtattccaatgtgggactctttgCCTTGCCTAGAGTTGCTTCTAGTTGCTTGGTGAGATATGGTATAAACAGAAGTCCCCTAAGTTCTCAAGTAAAGAGGTACTTCTTGGTTGAGGACTTGTAATTTTCAATGCACTGACTGGGCAACACCTTAGTCTTCTTCCAAGTAGTGTGGTGTGGATGGTGCCGTTTGTTACAGCACTTGAGCTGTGAGTAGACTTTTCTGCCATTGCCGCTTGGTAATTTTGGGTGGCCATTAAAAGGCTGCACTCAAATTACCGTTCGGTATAATTTGAGTAAGCCACTGAATCCATATAGATCGCATGCACCTCTCTTAGTGTGATAGAGT of Prunus dulcis chromosome 4, ALMONDv2, whole genome shotgun sequence contains these proteins:
- the LOC117624759 gene encoding uncharacterized protein LOC117624759 isoform X2, which encodes MELFYLLCSILSTFLTSLTLSLLLPFKTLLRRFSSRAASSSSVSLYGGTVWHERRRPVHHSFRYDVRYALIDLDHEPQGLPNHLSAEEARRIAGTNGRTLLLTIPQSVGYEQNPLSLYYCYDSDDQLLQKCIAEDMLGDWSXRANAPDDDLFVSISVQHPELGNYFTATLKAKRVSSSLVFDHALFFFWLMPHKVAVWIYWHAFKLWWKNVSFVQHPRYTNLAYREEALERNEKLQFRQAAGLDKDKQHLQFSGSGQGCMASRKSEARFCTWRDAKWPWS
- the LOC117624759 gene encoding uncharacterized protein LOC117624759 isoform X1 — protein: MELFYLLCSILSTFLTSLTLSLLLPFKTLLRRFSSRAASSSSVSLYGGTVWHERRRPVHHSFRYDVRYALIDLDHEPQGLPNHLSAEEARRIAGTNGRTLLLTIPQSVGYEQNPLSLYYCYDSDDQLLQKCIAEVTNTPWGERVTFVFNPNSDLVAKPLHVSPFMDMLGDWSXRANAPDDDLFVSISVQHPELGNYFTATLKAKRVSSSLVFDHALFFFWLMPHKVAVWIYWHAFKLWWKNVSFVQHPRYTNLAYREEALERNEKLQFRQAAGLDKDKQHLQFSGSGQGCMASRKSEARFCTWRDAKWPWS